In Harmonia axyridis chromosome X, icHarAxyr1.1, whole genome shotgun sequence, a single window of DNA contains:
- the LOC123686203 gene encoding uncharacterized protein LOC123686203 isoform X2: MQVATLFRESTSLLGASMEGNGGSSDNGSSGLGQNVPMSYDSYAHPLNFSNKYKINMKLEPQDDGYETGADMLMSNGNLVKCEKIEDPYSFIDDDPIPMLPSVQHHGPPPSNMMGPMPVMNNQLMAQPKKRGRKKKVKLEEPEFGQEMTGGLPRPIKERKKHDRFNGMPEEEVSKRTLPDHITDNLDIVIIGINPGLFAAYKGHHYAGPGNHFWKCLYLAGLTSQQMSADEDYKLLQVGIGFTNMVQRATKGSADLTRKEIKEGCQILLEKLRKFRPKIAVFNGKLIYEVFSGKKDFKFGRQPELVDGTNTHVWVMPSSSARCAQLPRAADKVPFYAALKKFRDYLNGVITEIDESEMVFSEPRVKSFYEAEPKLDIFSPELTDISNEMMKNGEGMVMPCKKKRGRPKKIKVEGETPPVKPVRKPPVHNNNCDFPKKKRGRPKKVKVESMEMTGIENGSNNISQCYPNSSPLQSPTNFYPVGPAPTPPSNMNSMYAPQNQLPYSQSPRPHYSQSPRPRSQPFTHSDLSSEISAAISSEHLGSPGSPSLGPPDFEPPTNMTQDEVEGRLSSPAPSTNSEQQPHCSYNTFNVEQQQQSDNHYIAPRQQDIASKSLSGLESLVDQIPSITEGESQIGQEVSDQYSNQFDNYSVASRGSPAPYDYPTSSGYPIYPTPTWGSHYDPVPLPYPHVPYPQSYTPSFHMASPNYPYYGYPQPAPAHPPGYPPYLGGF, translated from the exons ATGCAAGTGGCAACTTTATTCCGTGAGTCGACCTCTCTACTTGGGGCCAGTATGGAAGGCAATGGGGGCTCCTCCGACAATGGGTCGTCAGGTTTGGGCCAAAATGTACCCATGTCCTACGACTCTTATGCTCATCCTCTCAATTTTTCCAACAAATACAAGAT TAACATGAAACTAGAGCCGCAGGATGATGGGTACGAAACAGGCGCTGATATGTTGATGTCGAATGGTAATTTGGTGAAATGCGAAAAGATAGAAGATCCTTACAGCTTTATCGACGACGACCCTATACCCATGCTTCCCTCTGTTCAGCATCATGGCCCCCCACCTTCTAACATGATGGGCCCCATGCCTGTTATGAACAATCAATTGATGGCCCAACCGAAGAAGCGGGGCAGAAAGAAAAAGGTCAAACTTGAAGA GCCCGAGTTTGGTCAAGAAATGACTGGTGGCTTACCTCGGCCTATAAAGGAACGTAAAAAACACGATAGATTCAACGGGATGCCTGAAGAAGAGGTTTCTAAGAGAACGCTTCCTGACCACATCACTGACAATTTAGATATTGTTATT ATTGGGATCAATCCTGGACTTTTTGCTGCTTACAAGGGACATCATTACGCTGGTCCAGGCAATCATTTTTGGAAATGTTTATATCTGGCAGGACTGACTAGTCAGCAGATGTCTGCAGACGAGGATTACAAACTGCTACAAGTTGGTATCGGGTTTACCAACATGGTTCAGCGAGCTACCAAAGGAAGCGCTGATTTAACAAGAAAGGAGATCAAGGAAGGATGTCAGATATTACTTGAGAAATTGAGGAAGTTCCGCCCCAAAATAGCGGTTTTCAACGGCAAACTGATATACGAGGTGTTTTCGGGAAAGAAGGATTTCAAATTTGGTCGACAGCCAGAGCTTGTAGATGGAACCAACACG CATGTCTGGGTAATGCCCTCTTCGAGCGCAAGATGTGCCCAGCTTCCAAGGGCAGCGGACAAGGTACCATTCTACGCTGCATTGAAGAAGTTTCGCGATTATTTGAACGGCGTCATAACAGAAATCGACGAATCAGAGATGGTTTTCTCTGAGCCGAGGGTAAAGTCTTTCTATGAGGCAGAACCCAAGTTAGACATATTCTCTCCCGAATTGACAGATATAAGTAACGAAATGATGAAGAACGGAGAGGGTATGGTAATGCCCTGCAAGAAGAAGCGTGGACGGCCTAAGAAGATAAAAGTGGAGGGTGAAACTCCGCCTGTTAAACCGGTTCGTAAACCTCCGGTTCATAATAATAACTGTGATTTTCCAAAGAAGAAACGAGGAAGGCCTAAAAAAGTTAAAGTCGAGAGTATGGAAATGACCGGCATAGAAAACGGAtccaacaatatttcacaatgTTACCCAAACTCATCACCTCTGCAGTCGCCAACTAACTTCTATCCAGTTGGGCCAGCACCTACCCCACCTAGCAATATGAACTCTATGTACGCCCCCCAGAATCAGCTACCCTACTCCCAAAGTCCTCGTCCTCACTATAGTCAATCTCCGAGACCTCGATCGCAACCTTTCACTCACTCAGACCTGAGTTCAGAAATTAGCGCAGCAATAAGTTCAGAACATCTAGGTTCGCCAGGGTCGCCAAGTTTAGGACCACCAGACTTCGAACCACCGACGAATATGACTCAGGATGAGGTGGAAGGCCGTTTGAGCAGTCCAGCACCGTCAACAAATAGTGAACAGCAACCTCACTGCTCTTATAATACTTTCAATGTTGAACAGCAACAGCAGTCGGATAATCATTATATAGCACCTCGTCAACAAGATATTGCATCGAAAAGCCTGTCTGGCTTAGAATCCTTAGTAGATCAAATTCCCAGCATAACAGAAGGAGAGTCTCAAATTGGCCAAGAAGTTTCAGATCAATACTCGAACCAGTTCGATAACTACAGTGTTGCTTCTCGGGGCAGCCCTGCTCCCTACGACTACCCGACTAGCAGTGGTTATCCCATATATCCTACTCCCACCTGGGGAAGCCATTACGATCCAGTTCCGTTACCATATCCTCATGTACCATACCCTCAATCGTATACCCCAAGTTTTCACATGGCAAGTCCAAACTATCCGTACTATGGTTACCCTCAACCAGCTCCAGCACATCCTCCAGGTTATCCACCCTATCTGGGAGGCTTTTGA
- the LOC123686203 gene encoding uncharacterized protein LOC123686203 isoform X1: protein MQVATLFRESTSLLGASMEGNGGSSDNGSSGLGQNVPMSYDSYAHPLNFSNKYKINMKLEPQDDGYETGADMLMSNGNLVKCEKIEDPYSFIDDDPIPMLPSVQHHGPPPSNMMGPMPVMNNQLMAQPKKRGRKKKVKLEEIFGRPEFGQEMTGGLPRPIKERKKHDRFNGMPEEEVSKRTLPDHITDNLDIVIIGINPGLFAAYKGHHYAGPGNHFWKCLYLAGLTSQQMSADEDYKLLQVGIGFTNMVQRATKGSADLTRKEIKEGCQILLEKLRKFRPKIAVFNGKLIYEVFSGKKDFKFGRQPELVDGTNTHVWVMPSSSARCAQLPRAADKVPFYAALKKFRDYLNGVITEIDESEMVFSEPRVKSFYEAEPKLDIFSPELTDISNEMMKNGEGMVMPCKKKRGRPKKIKVEGETPPVKPVRKPPVHNNNCDFPKKKRGRPKKVKVESMEMTGIENGSNNISQCYPNSSPLQSPTNFYPVGPAPTPPSNMNSMYAPQNQLPYSQSPRPHYSQSPRPRSQPFTHSDLSSEISAAISSEHLGSPGSPSLGPPDFEPPTNMTQDEVEGRLSSPAPSTNSEQQPHCSYNTFNVEQQQQSDNHYIAPRQQDIASKSLSGLESLVDQIPSITEGESQIGQEVSDQYSNQFDNYSVASRGSPAPYDYPTSSGYPIYPTPTWGSHYDPVPLPYPHVPYPQSYTPSFHMASPNYPYYGYPQPAPAHPPGYPPYLGGF from the exons ATGCAAGTGGCAACTTTATTCCGTGAGTCGACCTCTCTACTTGGGGCCAGTATGGAAGGCAATGGGGGCTCCTCCGACAATGGGTCGTCAGGTTTGGGCCAAAATGTACCCATGTCCTACGACTCTTATGCTCATCCTCTCAATTTTTCCAACAAATACAAGAT TAACATGAAACTAGAGCCGCAGGATGATGGGTACGAAACAGGCGCTGATATGTTGATGTCGAATGGTAATTTGGTGAAATGCGAAAAGATAGAAGATCCTTACAGCTTTATCGACGACGACCCTATACCCATGCTTCCCTCTGTTCAGCATCATGGCCCCCCACCTTCTAACATGATGGGCCCCATGCCTGTTATGAACAATCAATTGATGGCCCAACCGAAGAAGCGGGGCAGAAAGAAAAAGGTCAAACTTGAAGA AATTTTCGGTAGGCCCGAGTTTGGTCAAGAAATGACTGGTGGCTTACCTCGGCCTATAAAGGAACGTAAAAAACACGATAGATTCAACGGGATGCCTGAAGAAGAGGTTTCTAAGAGAACGCTTCCTGACCACATCACTGACAATTTAGATATTGTTATT ATTGGGATCAATCCTGGACTTTTTGCTGCTTACAAGGGACATCATTACGCTGGTCCAGGCAATCATTTTTGGAAATGTTTATATCTGGCAGGACTGACTAGTCAGCAGATGTCTGCAGACGAGGATTACAAACTGCTACAAGTTGGTATCGGGTTTACCAACATGGTTCAGCGAGCTACCAAAGGAAGCGCTGATTTAACAAGAAAGGAGATCAAGGAAGGATGTCAGATATTACTTGAGAAATTGAGGAAGTTCCGCCCCAAAATAGCGGTTTTCAACGGCAAACTGATATACGAGGTGTTTTCGGGAAAGAAGGATTTCAAATTTGGTCGACAGCCAGAGCTTGTAGATGGAACCAACACG CATGTCTGGGTAATGCCCTCTTCGAGCGCAAGATGTGCCCAGCTTCCAAGGGCAGCGGACAAGGTACCATTCTACGCTGCATTGAAGAAGTTTCGCGATTATTTGAACGGCGTCATAACAGAAATCGACGAATCAGAGATGGTTTTCTCTGAGCCGAGGGTAAAGTCTTTCTATGAGGCAGAACCCAAGTTAGACATATTCTCTCCCGAATTGACAGATATAAGTAACGAAATGATGAAGAACGGAGAGGGTATGGTAATGCCCTGCAAGAAGAAGCGTGGACGGCCTAAGAAGATAAAAGTGGAGGGTGAAACTCCGCCTGTTAAACCGGTTCGTAAACCTCCGGTTCATAATAATAACTGTGATTTTCCAAAGAAGAAACGAGGAAGGCCTAAAAAAGTTAAAGTCGAGAGTATGGAAATGACCGGCATAGAAAACGGAtccaacaatatttcacaatgTTACCCAAACTCATCACCTCTGCAGTCGCCAACTAACTTCTATCCAGTTGGGCCAGCACCTACCCCACCTAGCAATATGAACTCTATGTACGCCCCCCAGAATCAGCTACCCTACTCCCAAAGTCCTCGTCCTCACTATAGTCAATCTCCGAGACCTCGATCGCAACCTTTCACTCACTCAGACCTGAGTTCAGAAATTAGCGCAGCAATAAGTTCAGAACATCTAGGTTCGCCAGGGTCGCCAAGTTTAGGACCACCAGACTTCGAACCACCGACGAATATGACTCAGGATGAGGTGGAAGGCCGTTTGAGCAGTCCAGCACCGTCAACAAATAGTGAACAGCAACCTCACTGCTCTTATAATACTTTCAATGTTGAACAGCAACAGCAGTCGGATAATCATTATATAGCACCTCGTCAACAAGATATTGCATCGAAAAGCCTGTCTGGCTTAGAATCCTTAGTAGATCAAATTCCCAGCATAACAGAAGGAGAGTCTCAAATTGGCCAAGAAGTTTCAGATCAATACTCGAACCAGTTCGATAACTACAGTGTTGCTTCTCGGGGCAGCCCTGCTCCCTACGACTACCCGACTAGCAGTGGTTATCCCATATATCCTACTCCCACCTGGGGAAGCCATTACGATCCAGTTCCGTTACCATATCCTCATGTACCATACCCTCAATCGTATACCCCAAGTTTTCACATGGCAAGTCCAAACTATCCGTACTATGGTTACCCTCAACCAGCTCCAGCACATCCTCCAGGTTATCCACCCTATCTGGGAGGCTTTTGA